A DNA window from Candidatus Roseilinea sp. contains the following coding sequences:
- a CDS encoding ATPase produces MAGKIDRFNQRARRVLQIANDEAERLAHNYIGTEHLLLGIVKEENGIAGRVLRELGAKPDRVAEMVERMTGAGRRAASGKPELTPRTKQVLEFAVEEARKLSHSYIGTEHLLLGLIRHGDGVAIDVLRQLGLTPDRIRRETMRAIQQEQPEGAKAASTLPSQKKERPKTPALDQLATDLTALAEQGKLDPVIGRETEIERVIQILARRTKNNPALIGEPGVGKTAIVEGLAQRIVNGQTPEPLLGKRVMQLDVGSLVAGTMYRGQFEERLKRVIEEVKISDTILFIDEVHMLVGAGSAGSSVDAANILKPALARGEFQCIGATTLNEYRKYIESDAALERRFQPVYVEEPTPEMAIEILQGVKGAYEAHHKLRISDEAVRAAVQFSSRYVPDRYLPDKAIDLIDESASRVRMYKSPQSINLQRAFRELRQIQKEREDLFAEARYEEATALRQRERELQEQIEQLRANFDHETEGPEVSADDIAEVVSMWTGIPVKRIATTESERLVHLEEELHKRIVGQDEAIATIARAVRRARVGLKDPKRPMGSFIFLGPTGVGKTELTKALAEQLFGSEDALLVLDMSEFMERHTVSRLVGAPPGYVGYDDAGQLTEAVRRRPYTIVVFDEIEKAHPDVFNMLLQIMEEGRLSDARGRKVDFRNTCIIMTSNVGAELIKRESKLGFNVKRDEQKAAEEQFAEVKEKLLGQLKRLFRPEFLNRVDATVVFRPLTKEQIGQIVTLELNKVQKRLGEHNIVLTVTDAAKSYLAEKGYDPDYGARPLRRVIQSEVEDVLSDGLLSGPLRGQHPHPD; encoded by the coding sequence GTGGCAGGCAAAATAGACCGCTTCAATCAGCGCGCGCGGCGCGTCTTGCAAATCGCCAATGACGAAGCCGAGCGCTTAGCCCACAACTACATCGGCACCGAACATCTGCTGCTGGGGATTGTCAAAGAAGAGAACGGCATCGCGGGTCGCGTGCTGCGTGAATTGGGCGCGAAGCCCGATCGCGTCGCCGAGATGGTCGAGCGGATGACGGGCGCCGGACGCCGCGCCGCGTCCGGCAAGCCAGAACTGACGCCGCGCACCAAGCAGGTGTTGGAATTCGCCGTAGAGGAAGCGCGTAAGCTGAGCCACTCCTACATTGGCACCGAGCACCTGCTGCTGGGGCTGATTCGCCACGGCGACGGCGTGGCGATTGACGTGCTGCGCCAGCTCGGCCTCACGCCGGATCGCATTCGCCGCGAGACCATGCGGGCCATCCAACAGGAACAGCCCGAAGGCGCCAAGGCCGCTTCGACCTTGCCCAGCCAGAAGAAGGAACGTCCCAAGACGCCGGCGCTCGATCAACTGGCGACCGACCTGACGGCCCTCGCCGAACAGGGCAAACTCGATCCGGTGATTGGCCGAGAAACCGAGATCGAGCGCGTGATCCAAATCTTGGCGCGGCGCACGAAGAACAACCCCGCCCTCATCGGTGAACCCGGCGTGGGCAAGACGGCGATCGTCGAGGGGCTGGCGCAGCGGATCGTGAACGGCCAGACGCCGGAACCGCTGCTCGGCAAGCGCGTGATGCAACTCGACGTCGGCTCGCTCGTCGCCGGCACCATGTATCGCGGCCAGTTCGAGGAGCGCCTCAAGCGCGTGATAGAGGAGGTGAAGATCAGCGATACCATCCTCTTCATTGACGAAGTGCATATGCTCGTGGGCGCTGGTTCGGCCGGCAGCAGCGTGGACGCCGCGAATATCCTGAAGCCCGCCCTGGCCCGCGGCGAGTTCCAATGCATCGGCGCCACGACGCTGAACGAATATCGCAAGTACATCGAAAGCGATGCCGCCTTGGAACGGCGCTTCCAGCCGGTCTATGTGGAAGAGCCGACGCCGGAGATGGCGATCGAAATCTTGCAAGGCGTGAAGGGCGCCTATGAAGCGCACCACAAACTGCGCATTAGCGACGAAGCCGTGCGTGCTGCCGTGCAGTTCTCGTCGCGATATGTGCCCGATCGCTATTTGCCGGACAAGGCGATTGACTTGATTGACGAATCGGCCTCGCGCGTCCGCATGTACAAGTCGCCGCAGTCCATCAACCTGCAACGCGCCTTCCGCGAGCTGCGCCAGATTCAAAAGGAGCGCGAAGACCTCTTCGCCGAGGCGCGCTACGAAGAAGCCACGGCTCTGCGCCAACGTGAGCGTGAGCTACAGGAACAGATCGAGCAATTGCGCGCGAACTTCGATCATGAAACCGAAGGGCCGGAGGTCAGCGCGGATGACATCGCCGAAGTCGTCTCCATGTGGACCGGCATCCCGGTCAAACGCATTGCGACTACGGAGAGCGAGCGGCTGGTGCACCTAGAGGAGGAGCTGCACAAGCGGATCGTCGGCCAAGATGAGGCCATTGCGACGATCGCGCGGGCGGTGCGCCGCGCGCGCGTGGGGCTGAAAGACCCTAAGCGTCCGATGGGCTCGTTCATCTTTCTGGGCCCGACCGGCGTCGGCAAGACTGAACTGACCAAAGCGCTGGCCGAACAACTCTTCGGCAGTGAGGATGCCCTGCTGGTGCTCGACATGAGCGAGTTCATGGAGCGCCATACCGTCTCGCGCCTGGTCGGCGCGCCGCCCGGATACGTGGGCTACGACGACGCCGGACAGTTAACCGAGGCCGTCCGCCGCCGGCCCTACACGATTGTAGTGTTCGATGAGATCGAAAAGGCGCATCCCGATGTCTTCAACATGCTCCTGCAAATCATGGAGGAAGGCCGGCTGAGCGACGCGCGCGGCCGCAAAGTGGACTTCCGCAACACCTGCATCATCATGACCAGCAACGTCGGCGCCGAATTGATCAAACGCGAGAGCAAGCTCGGCTTCAACGTCAAGCGCGATGAGCAAAAGGCGGCGGAAGAACAGTTTGCCGAGGTGAAAGAGAAACTGCTGGGCCAGCTTAAGCGCTTGTTCCGGCCGGAGTTCCTCAACCGCGTGGACGCGACGGTGGTATTCCGCCCGCTGACCAAAGAGCAGATTGGCCAGATCGTCACCCTGGAGCTGAACAAGGTGCAGAAGCGCCTCGGCGAGCACAACATTGTGCTTACGGTGACCGACGCGGCCAAGTCGTACTTGGCCGAGAAGGGTTACGACCCAGACTATGGCGCGCGCCCACTGCGCCGCGTCATCCAAAGCGAGGTGGAAGACGTGCTGTCGGATGGTTTGCTCTCCGGGCCGCTTCGTGGACAACACCCGCATCCTGATTGA